A window of Rubricoccus marinus contains these coding sequences:
- a CDS encoding RluA family pseudouridine synthase gives MTPEILFLDNHLLVVAKPAGMLSQGDSTGDRDVANWAKAFLKREFNKPGNVFVGLVQRLDRPASGVMVLARTSKAASRLTEQFRKRSVEKVYLALVEGKLEGSGRLEDWLFKTHDTETGTRVKRVSSTTSGAKKAVLEWRALATVRGRTLVRVVLETGRPHQVRVQLGGIGHPIVGDLRYAAPVPLGDGHSIALHAAHLALDHPTQKDRRRFTAAPPPAWGEDFARPIEAELRVLAGRE, from the coding sequence ATGACGCCCGAGATTCTGTTTTTGGACAACCACCTCTTGGTGGTTGCCAAGCCCGCCGGGATGCTTTCCCAGGGCGATTCCACGGGCGACCGCGACGTGGCCAACTGGGCCAAAGCGTTCCTCAAGCGCGAGTTCAACAAGCCTGGAAACGTGTTCGTCGGCTTGGTGCAACGGTTGGACCGCCCGGCCTCTGGCGTGATGGTCCTCGCGCGGACGAGCAAAGCCGCGAGCCGCCTCACCGAGCAGTTCCGCAAGAGGTCCGTCGAGAAGGTCTACCTCGCGCTCGTGGAAGGCAAGCTGGAGGGGAGCGGACGGTTGGAGGACTGGCTTTTCAAGACGCACGACACCGAGACGGGCACCCGTGTTAAGCGCGTCTCCTCGACCACCTCTGGCGCGAAAAAGGCCGTCTTGGAATGGCGCGCGCTCGCAACCGTGCGGGGGCGGACGCTTGTCCGCGTCGTGCTGGAGACGGGGAGGCCGCACCAGGTCCGCGTGCAACTGGGCGGAATCGGGCACCCTATAGTGGGCGACCTCCGCTATGCCGCGCCTGTCCCGCTCGGCGACGGCCACAGCATCGCGCTCCACGCCGCGCACCTCGCGCTGGACCACCCCACGCAGAAGGACCGCCGGCGGTTTACTGCCGCGCCGCCTCCAGCCTGGGGCGAGGACTTCGCGCGGCCCATCGAGGCCGAACTCCGCGTGCTCGCCGGCAGGGAGTAG
- the upp gene encoding uracil phosphoribosyltransferase, which produces MLTVVDHPLLARAVTTLRDKTTPHGEFRAVLNDAAAILAYEALRTIPTEKQTVQTPLEETDGVKLAQEVVVVPVLRAGLGLVDGFVRFVPEARVGHLGMYRDETTHRPVDYYSNIPPVRGARVFVVDPMLATGGSAAGALSHLKQRGADHLTFVCLVAAPEGVERLHEFHPDVDIVTAALDRELDDKAYIRPGLGDAGDRIFGTHP; this is translated from the coding sequence ATGCTGACAGTCGTCGATCACCCGCTTCTCGCCCGCGCCGTCACCACGCTGCGAGACAAGACCACGCCGCACGGCGAGTTCCGCGCCGTCCTCAACGATGCCGCGGCCATTCTGGCCTACGAGGCGCTTCGGACCATCCCGACGGAGAAGCAGACAGTCCAGACCCCGCTGGAGGAGACTGACGGCGTCAAGCTTGCGCAAGAGGTGGTAGTAGTGCCCGTGCTGCGAGCAGGACTGGGCCTCGTGGACGGGTTCGTCCGCTTTGTGCCCGAAGCGCGCGTAGGCCATCTCGGCATGTACCGCGACGAGACCACACACCGCCCGGTCGACTACTACTCCAACATCCCGCCTGTCCGGGGTGCGCGCGTGTTCGTCGTGGACCCGATGCTAGCGACCGGCGGCTCGGCCGCTGGCGCGCTGAGCCACCTTAAGCAACGGGGCGCGGATCACCTCACGTTTGTCTGCCTCGTTGCAGCGCCCGAGGGCGTAGAGCGCCTCCACGAGTTCCACCCGGACGTCGACATCGTCACGGCGGCACTGGACCGCGAACTGGACGACAAGGCGTACATCCGGCCCGGCCTGGGCGACGCTGGCGACCGCATCTTCGGAACGCACCCATGA
- a CDS encoding cell division ATP-binding protein FtsE, translating to MSDYPAASPTASPSRERPLIEIRNAAVSYRDPSGARVEVAQDLNLTLARGEMVYLIGPTGSGKSSLLKLLYMDVQPEYGVVRVGPYQSDTTKPHDVPFLRRMLGVVFQDFQLLPDRSAYDNVAFALHATGHRGAEVRQRTMDALSQVGISHRAQAKPSEMSGGEQQRACVARAIVNDPMLLLADEPTGNLDPRVADEIQKLLIKLNRQGMALLMATHDYRLVRSFPARTLALVKGRLVEVDPESL from the coding sequence GTGTCCGACTATCCCGCCGCCTCGCCGACCGCCTCGCCCTCGCGCGAGCGGCCTTTGATCGAGATCCGCAACGCGGCCGTCAGCTACCGTGACCCCTCCGGCGCCCGCGTCGAAGTGGCGCAAGACCTCAATCTGACTCTCGCCAGAGGCGAGATGGTCTACCTCATCGGCCCGACGGGCAGCGGGAAGTCCAGCCTGCTCAAGCTGCTCTACATGGACGTGCAGCCCGAGTACGGCGTCGTCCGGGTCGGGCCGTATCAGTCCGACACGACCAAGCCGCACGACGTGCCGTTCTTGCGCCGCATGTTGGGCGTGGTGTTCCAGGACTTCCAGTTGCTTCCAGACCGCAGCGCGTACGACAACGTCGCGTTCGCGCTCCACGCCACGGGCCACCGCGGCGCCGAAGTGCGCCAGCGCACGATGGATGCGCTCTCGCAGGTCGGCATCAGCCACCGCGCGCAGGCCAAGCCCAGCGAGATGTCTGGCGGCGAGCAGCAGCGCGCGTGCGTCGCCCGCGCCATCGTCAACGACCCGATGCTGCTCCTGGCCGACGAACCCACTGGCAACCTCGACCCCCGCGTGGCCGACGAGATCCAGAAGCTGCTCATCAAGCTCAATCGTCAGGGCATGGCGCTGCTCATGGCAACGCACGACTACCGCCTCGTCCGCTCGTTTCCCGCCCGCACGCTCGCGCTGGTCAAAGGGCGCCTGGTAGAGGTCGACCCCGAGTCGCTATGA
- a CDS encoding Na+/H+ antiporter NhaC family protein, whose protein sequence is MKLSRVVPSKYAILALVLIAFAGVAIAQDSAAPEALAPVADSLAAGDAPVVLQEAPPEAPTPNAGWWSLLPAVLAIGAALAFRQVIVALFLGVWVGAWIASGDPAMGWFTGFFEAIQTYILSAITDEGHAAIILFSLLIGGLVGLIQKGGGTQAIVHLVTKWAKSAGRGQLATALLGITIFFDDYANTLIVGGTMRPITDTLRISREKLAYIVDSTAAPVACIALVTTWIGTEVGYIGEAIAQIPDYDESAYSVFLNSIGYSFYPLLALLFVFLVAGMKRDFGPMLKAERRARTTGQLARPGANVGAAEADAHLLEPKEGTPYRLINAFLPIGVLVVGVLVGLWITGRASEGPDASIQDVIGAADSYKAMMWASLAAVVTAITMYVGQRIVTIDEAVESLMAGMRTMLFALMILTLAWALSGVNEALGTGEFLKDLLSDRLIPGLVPALVFILAAATAFATGSSWGAMGILMPLVVPLAWNVLAADGLHTNAEYHHIIYSAVSAVLAGAVWGDHCSPISDTTILSSLASQCDHIDHVRTQIPYALTVGAVALFLGTIPAGFGAPWWAVLPIGALVLYLVLRFVGKPVDEPDAMVAA, encoded by the coding sequence ATGAAGTTGAGCCGCGTCGTCCCGTCCAAGTACGCCATCCTTGCGCTGGTGCTTATCGCCTTCGCGGGCGTCGCCATCGCGCAGGACTCCGCCGCGCCAGAGGCTCTGGCGCCGGTTGCGGATTCCCTCGCAGCGGGCGATGCGCCCGTCGTGCTCCAGGAAGCGCCGCCAGAGGCGCCCACGCCCAACGCGGGCTGGTGGTCACTGCTCCCGGCCGTCCTCGCCATCGGAGCCGCGCTGGCGTTCCGGCAGGTGATTGTGGCGCTGTTCCTCGGCGTGTGGGTGGGCGCGTGGATCGCCTCTGGCGACCCGGCGATGGGCTGGTTCACCGGATTCTTTGAAGCGATCCAGACCTACATCCTGAGCGCGATCACGGACGAGGGGCACGCCGCGATCATCCTGTTCTCGCTGCTTATCGGCGGGCTCGTCGGGTTGATCCAGAAGGGCGGTGGCACGCAGGCAATCGTGCACCTGGTCACCAAGTGGGCGAAGTCGGCCGGGCGGGGACAGCTCGCGACGGCGCTGTTGGGCATCACGATCTTTTTCGACGACTACGCCAACACGCTGATCGTTGGCGGCACGATGCGGCCGATCACGGACACGCTGCGGATCTCGCGCGAGAAGCTGGCCTACATCGTGGACTCGACGGCAGCGCCCGTTGCCTGCATCGCGCTCGTAACGACATGGATCGGGACCGAGGTGGGCTACATCGGCGAGGCCATCGCGCAGATCCCGGACTACGACGAGTCGGCGTACTCCGTCTTCCTGAACTCCATCGGGTACTCGTTCTACCCGCTTCTGGCGCTGCTCTTCGTCTTCCTGGTCGCGGGCATGAAGCGGGACTTCGGACCGATGCTGAAGGCCGAGCGCCGCGCCCGTACAACAGGGCAACTCGCGCGCCCGGGCGCGAACGTCGGCGCAGCTGAGGCCGACGCGCACCTGCTGGAGCCCAAAGAGGGCACGCCGTACCGCCTGATCAACGCGTTTCTACCGATTGGTGTGCTCGTCGTTGGCGTGCTCGTGGGGCTTTGGATCACAGGCCGCGCCTCCGAAGGCCCGGACGCGAGCATCCAAGACGTGATCGGTGCCGCGGACTCCTACAAAGCCATGATGTGGGCATCCCTCGCCGCCGTTGTCACGGCCATCACGATGTACGTGGGGCAGCGCATCGTGACCATTGACGAGGCCGTGGAGTCCCTGATGGCTGGCATGCGGACCATGCTGTTCGCGCTCATGATCCTGACGCTGGCCTGGGCGCTCTCGGGCGTCAACGAAGCGCTGGGCACCGGCGAGTTCTTGAAAGACCTGCTCTCGGACCGCCTCATTCCGGGCCTCGTGCCCGCGCTCGTGTTCATCCTGGCCGCTGCCACCGCCTTCGCGACCGGCTCCAGCTGGGGCGCGATGGGCATCCTCATGCCGCTCGTGGTGCCTCTGGCGTGGAACGTGCTCGCCGCCGACGGCCTGCATACCAACGCGGAGTACCACCATATCATCTACAGCGCCGTAAGCGCCGTTCTCGCCGGTGCCGTCTGGGGCGACCACTGCTCGCCGATCTCGGACACGACGATTCTATCCAGCCTCGCGAGCCAGTGCGACCACATCGACCACGTGCGGACTCAGATCCCGTACGCGCTGACCGTTGGCGCCGTGGCGCTCTTCCTGGGCACGATCCCGGCCGGCTTTGGAGCGCCCTGGTGGGCCGTCCTGCCGATCGGCGCGCTGGTGCTGTACCTCGTGCTCCGCTTTGTCGGCAAGCCTGTGGATGAGCCGGACGCGATGGTAGCGGCGTGA
- a CDS encoding helix-hairpin-helix domain-containing protein — protein MLHALPRPSIGPTNVELADILGQMAELLTRSGEPNPYRVQAYLQAAAMLRDLDTPVVEIYGTGGRDALTELPGIGVNLASHLADYIERGRVGLRDRLLASDDPAALLMTVPGIGESLARSLVEAGIRSLTSLERASHDGRLAEIAGFGPRRLEAIRLQLNSILNKSARRRERRVRRQMARLSSIRRREDDLPTPEADASDETAVPETAPLATIYTLFPPAAA, from the coding sequence ATGCTGCACGCGCTCCCACGGCCCTCTATCGGGCCCACCAACGTCGAGCTGGCGGACATCCTCGGGCAAATGGCCGAGCTGCTCACGCGCTCGGGCGAGCCGAATCCCTACCGCGTCCAAGCGTACCTCCAGGCGGCAGCGATGCTGCGAGACCTGGACACACCGGTCGTCGAGATTTACGGCACCGGCGGTCGCGACGCGCTGACCGAGCTACCCGGCATCGGCGTGAACCTCGCGAGCCACCTCGCGGACTACATCGAACGAGGCCGCGTGGGCTTGCGCGACCGGCTTCTAGCGTCTGACGACCCGGCCGCGTTGCTGATGACCGTTCCGGGCATTGGCGAGTCCCTCGCGCGCAGCCTCGTGGAGGCGGGCATCCGCTCGCTGACCTCGCTGGAGCGGGCGTCGCACGACGGCCGGCTCGCCGAGATCGCCGGCTTCGGCCCGCGCCGCCTCGAAGCGATCCGGCTCCAGCTCAACTCCATCCTGAACAAGTCCGCACGACGCCGCGAACGCCGGGTGCGCCGCCAGATGGCTCGCCTGTCGTCCATCCGCCGCCGCGAGGACGACCTGCCAACGCCAGAGGCCGACGCCTCGGACGAGACCGCTGTGCCGGAGACGGCTCCGCTCGCGACGATCTATACCCTGTTCCCGCCGGCCGCCGCCTAG
- a CDS encoding YceH family protein: MPIPTLDAIETRVLGALIEKSLATPDSYPLTTNALIAACNQRSSRDPVMDVTEREVSGAVERVKRRKLAGVASGAGHRVSKLRHSMDIALGLSRRELAVLAVLMLRGPQTPGEIRTRVGRMAEMTSVDEAEEALWMLSERDEPLVAKLPRQPGQSAERYTHTLLGDVAPLAPEAEGDAAEPVSTLAERVATLEALVETLQGDLAALKEALGAD, encoded by the coding sequence ATGCCGATTCCTACACTCGACGCCATCGAGACCCGCGTGTTGGGCGCGCTGATCGAAAAGTCCCTCGCGACACCCGATTCGTACCCGCTGACGACGAACGCGCTGATCGCGGCGTGCAACCAACGCTCCTCGCGCGATCCCGTCATGGACGTAACCGAGCGCGAGGTCTCGGGAGCCGTCGAGCGCGTCAAGCGGCGTAAACTCGCTGGCGTCGCCTCTGGCGCGGGGCATCGCGTCTCCAAATTGCGGCACTCGATGGACATCGCGCTGGGCCTCTCGCGCCGCGAGCTCGCCGTACTGGCGGTGCTCATGCTGCGCGGACCGCAAACGCCTGGCGAGATCCGCACGCGCGTGGGCCGCATGGCGGAGATGACGAGTGTAGACGAGGCGGAGGAAGCGCTCTGGATGCTCTCGGAGCGCGACGAGCCTCTCGTGGCAAAGCTGCCACGTCAGCCGGGGCAGAGCGCTGAGCGCTACACCCACACCCTTTTAGGCGACGTGGCGCCTCTGGCGCCAGAGGCCGAAGGGGACGCAGCGGAGCCGGTCTCCACGCTCGCCGAACGCGTCGCCACGCTGGAGGCGCTCGTGGAAACCCTCCAGGGCGATCTGGCTGCTCTGAAAGAAGCGTTGGGAGCAGACTAG
- a CDS encoding tetratricopeptide repeat protein produces MTVRTFASGARGLVLPLAFAWAACSPEPAAPAPDASGDLVSDASAACLSGNVDAIILQLDSLIQASPRPDAYAVRSGCLRWRFAQDSTREDIENAFADLGRAIEASGDGSSIPVDALYNQRAFTRLSLDPNDVAGALTDLDQAVTLAPESIAHRTDRSIARVMVGDTAGAREDLEWLLARSDLDSARAAEARQRLARLE; encoded by the coding sequence ATGACCGTCCGCACCTTCGCCTCTGGCGCCAGAGGCCTCGTGCTCCCGCTTGCCTTCGCGTGGGCGGCGTGCTCGCCCGAACCCGCAGCGCCCGCACCCGACGCCTCTGGCGATCTCGTGAGCGACGCCAGCGCGGCATGCCTGAGTGGAAACGTGGATGCGATCATCCTCCAACTGGATTCCCTCATTCAGGCCTCGCCGCGCCCGGACGCGTACGCCGTCCGATCCGGATGCCTGCGGTGGCGCTTTGCGCAGGACTCCACCCGCGAGGACATCGAGAACGCTTTCGCAGATCTGGGCCGCGCGATCGAGGCCTCTGGCGATGGCTCGAGCATCCCCGTTGACGCGCTGTACAACCAGCGCGCATTTACACGCCTCTCGCTCGACCCGAACGACGTGGCGGGAGCGCTCACGGATCTGGACCAGGCCGTCACCCTCGCGCCGGAAAGCATCGCCCACAGGACGGACCGGAGCATAGCTCGCGTGATGGTGGGGGATACCGCCGGGGCACGAGAGGACCTGGAATGGCTCCTGGCACGCTCAGATCTTGACTCCGCCCGTGCCGCCGAGGCCCGCCAGAGGCTCGCTCGCTTGGAGTGA
- a CDS encoding DUF72 domain-containing protein, whose protein sequence is MPRPVDDRRAEAERFDFRRIHERLRFGTASDRYAGWIDTIYPRDVWAGEVTTRSKKVGGQTFQERLLPIKSVTDYFEHFNVLELDFLYYRPLLKPDGRPENNLFILQQYVDASPANARFVVKAPREFVSRVLPRRVDGRMTFVENERYLDARGFTHQFVAPLADALGVKLAGILVEQEYIRQRDAPSPEAYIGDWDEFFRDVPGDVAYHLEVRSEHMLTPGFAAWMASRKIGRVFSHWTWLPSLKTQWELADEQFTSGADEAVVRLLNPIDMKHNEAFALAYPFDKPVPALSQTQEARRMIDETTALAYQAASRGVTLNVIANNRAWGSSPHLAQAVANRFLDFADRKGE, encoded by the coding sequence ATGCCCAGACCCGTAGACGACCGCCGCGCCGAGGCGGAGCGCTTCGACTTCCGCCGAATCCACGAGCGCCTGCGATTCGGGACGGCGTCGGACCGCTACGCAGGCTGGATCGACACCATCTACCCGCGCGACGTGTGGGCCGGCGAGGTGACGACGCGGAGCAAAAAGGTCGGCGGGCAGACCTTTCAGGAGCGGCTGCTGCCGATCAAATCGGTGACGGACTACTTCGAGCACTTCAACGTGCTGGAGCTGGACTTCCTCTACTACCGCCCGCTGCTCAAGCCCGATGGGCGGCCGGAGAACAACCTGTTCATCCTCCAGCAGTACGTGGACGCGTCGCCTGCGAACGCTCGGTTTGTGGTCAAGGCGCCGCGCGAGTTCGTCTCGCGAGTTCTACCGCGCCGCGTGGACGGCCGCATGACGTTCGTGGAGAACGAGCGCTACCTGGACGCCAGAGGCTTCACCCATCAGTTCGTGGCGCCTCTGGCGGACGCGCTAGGCGTCAAGCTTGCAGGCATCTTGGTGGAGCAGGAGTACATCCGGCAGCGCGATGCCCCCTCGCCAGAGGCCTACATCGGCGACTGGGATGAGTTTTTCCGCGACGTGCCCGGGGACGTCGCATACCACCTGGAGGTGCGCTCCGAGCACATGCTCACGCCCGGCTTCGCGGCGTGGATGGCGAGCCGGAAGATTGGGCGCGTGTTCAGCCATTGGACGTGGCTGCCGTCCCTCAAAACGCAGTGGGAGCTGGCCGACGAGCAGTTCACGTCGGGCGCGGACGAAGCCGTGGTGCGGCTGCTCAACCCCATCGACATGAAGCACAACGAGGCCTTTGCGCTGGCCTACCCGTTCGACAAGCCGGTCCCGGCGCTCTCGCAAACGCAAGAGGCCCGTCGCATGATCGACGAGACAACGGCGCTCGCATACCAGGCGGCCTCACGCGGCGTCACGCTCAACGTGATCGCGAACAACCGCGCGTGGGGCAGCTCGCCGCACCTCGCCCAGGCCGTCGCGAACCGGTTCTTGGATTTCGCGGACCGCAAGGGCGAATAG
- a CDS encoding lysylphosphatidylglycerol synthase transmembrane domain-containing protein, translated as MRFRDVIWPIALSLVAIIAIVAFTTEGADLVAVARRFRPGLLALAVLALGLQITFASLRLQLISRGALSVRQAYKGQVTWDFLSAITPSALGGGPFAAYFIAKENDLPFGQVSAYMLFSMLMDQVWFAVLIVMLFLFAFELPVFPDALGAVSIGTVALYLVGLLSWISFFAYATLVRPQLIEWVAGKVVRLKFLRRFEDRVHDEARKLRRQARILRAQPLAFYLKGFGLTLLIWCSRYAIALYAAFAVASIARPFLFYLRTAALWLVGIALPTPGGSGGMEGLYLLFLSPLLPESAGGPALLGWRLIAYYTILVIGFAVAGRTVGEVLFGSKKKTA; from the coding sequence GTGCGCTTCCGCGACGTGATCTGGCCCATCGCGCTCAGCCTGGTCGCGATCATCGCGATTGTGGCGTTTACGACGGAGGGGGCGGATTTGGTGGCGGTGGCGAGGCGCTTCCGGCCCGGACTTCTCGCGCTGGCCGTTCTGGCGCTCGGGCTCCAGATCACGTTTGCCTCGCTGCGGCTGCAACTGATCTCGCGCGGGGCGCTAAGCGTCCGGCAGGCGTACAAAGGGCAGGTGACCTGGGACTTCCTCTCGGCCATTACCCCCTCGGCACTTGGCGGCGGGCCGTTCGCGGCCTACTTCATCGCGAAGGAGAATGACCTCCCGTTTGGGCAGGTCTCGGCGTACATGCTGTTCTCGATGCTGATGGACCAGGTGTGGTTCGCGGTGCTGATCGTGATGCTGTTCCTCTTCGCGTTCGAGCTGCCCGTATTTCCGGACGCGCTCGGTGCGGTGAGCATCGGGACGGTCGCGCTGTACTTGGTTGGGTTGCTTTCGTGGATCTCGTTTTTTGCCTACGCGACGCTCGTTCGGCCCCAACTCATCGAGTGGGTAGCGGGCAAAGTGGTGAGGCTCAAGTTCCTCCGCCGCTTCGAGGACCGCGTGCACGACGAGGCACGCAAGCTCAGGCGGCAGGCGCGCATTCTCCGCGCGCAGCCTCTGGCGTTCTACCTCAAAGGATTCGGGCTGACGCTGCTGATCTGGTGCTCGCGCTACGCGATCGCGCTGTATGCAGCGTTCGCGGTCGCCTCGATCGCGCGACCGTTTCTGTTCTATCTGCGCACGGCCGCCCTCTGGCTCGTAGGGATCGCGCTACCCACGCCGGGCGGGTCTGGCGGTATGGAGGGGCTGTACCTCCTCTTCCTCTCCCCGCTTCTTCCCGAGAGTGCAGGTGGCCCCGCGCTCCTGGGCTGGCGCCTGATCGCGTACTACACCATCCTGGTGATCGGCTTCGCGGTCGCGGGCCGGACCGTGGGTGAGGTGCTGTTCGGCAGCAAGAAAAAAACCGCTTGA
- a CDS encoding alanine/glycine:cation symporter family protein: MELFETIVGAVGNFLAWPLVILLLGTGLYLTIRLGFIQFRRLGHGFAVATGRYDDPDEPGDVSHFQALTTALSATVGVGNIAGVALAIHIGGPGALFWMWVTALLGMATKYAEVTLAQQYRDVRVDEDGKAWEGSVSGGPMYYIERGLGKNWKPVAMFFAFALMITSFMTGNAVQANTIATQLYDSFGIDQVITGLVTASIVGVVIVGGISRIGKVTSIVAPVMAGFYVLGAVTILILNFGSIPAAFGTIFSEAFNPTSGVAGAGIGVFLLTMQFGVQRGLFSNEAGQGSAPIAHSAAKTDEPVSEGVVALLEPFIDTIVICTMTGLVLVTTGAFETKAPASFEAGGANVNVLAPELDDAGNLVRYGSYGGAFPLVYEGGISQNEQGAALSRYDLPIDTLFLDEAQTVPFEGRIEQGSGGLVAMASGGDEVDLLYGNTARSVAPLTTLGFEMGLAPIGMGGFGKWIVLLSVVLFAVSTSISWSYYGDRCANYLFGPKAILPFKAVFVVMHFIGAILASTTIWDLGDVALSLVTIPNVIALILLSGTLVKLTDSYFERKPWEQNEEDHKRAKAEGRI; the protein is encoded by the coding sequence ATGGAGCTGTTTGAAACCATCGTCGGTGCCGTCGGCAATTTTCTTGCCTGGCCTCTCGTCATCCTCCTCCTGGGTACGGGCCTCTACCTGACGATCCGGCTCGGATTCATCCAGTTCCGTCGCCTCGGCCACGGATTCGCGGTAGCCACAGGCCGCTACGACGATCCGGACGAGCCCGGAGACGTGAGCCACTTCCAGGCGCTCACCACGGCGCTTTCCGCGACGGTCGGCGTCGGAAACATCGCCGGCGTGGCGCTCGCGATCCACATCGGAGGACCCGGCGCTTTGTTCTGGATGTGGGTGACCGCCTTGCTCGGCATGGCGACGAAGTACGCCGAGGTGACCCTCGCGCAGCAGTACCGCGACGTGCGCGTGGACGAGGACGGCAAGGCCTGGGAAGGCTCGGTTTCTGGCGGCCCGATGTACTACATCGAGCGCGGCCTGGGCAAAAACTGGAAGCCTGTGGCCATGTTCTTCGCGTTCGCGCTCATGATCACTTCGTTTATGACCGGCAACGCGGTGCAGGCCAACACCATCGCGACGCAGCTCTACGACTCGTTCGGCATCGACCAGGTCATCACGGGCCTTGTCACGGCGAGCATCGTCGGCGTCGTCATCGTCGGCGGCATCAGCCGCATCGGTAAGGTGACCTCGATCGTCGCGCCGGTCATGGCGGGCTTCTACGTGTTGGGCGCGGTGACCATCCTGATCCTCAACTTCGGATCGATCCCCGCCGCGTTCGGGACCATCTTCTCCGAGGCGTTCAACCCGACCTCTGGCGTCGCCGGCGCGGGTATCGGCGTGTTCCTCCTGACGATGCAGTTCGGCGTGCAGCGCGGCCTGTTCTCCAACGAGGCCGGACAAGGCTCAGCGCCCATCGCGCACTCGGCGGCCAAAACCGACGAGCCCGTTTCCGAAGGCGTCGTGGCGCTCCTGGAGCCGTTTATCGACACCATCGTGATCTGCACCATGACGGGCCTCGTGCTCGTCACGACCGGCGCGTTTGAGACCAAGGCCCCGGCATCGTTCGAGGCAGGCGGCGCGAACGTCAACGTGCTCGCGCCCGAACTCGACGACGCGGGCAACCTCGTGCGCTATGGCTCCTACGGGGGCGCGTTCCCGCTGGTCTACGAAGGCGGCATCTCGCAGAACGAGCAGGGCGCCGCCCTCTCGCGCTACGACCTCCCGATCGACACGCTCTTCCTGGACGAGGCGCAAACCGTCCCGTTCGAGGGCCGCATTGAGCAGGGCTCTGGTGGTCTGGTCGCGATGGCCTCTGGCGGCGACGAGGTCGACCTCCTGTACGGCAACACCGCGCGTAGCGTGGCCCCGCTGACCACGCTCGGGTTCGAGATGGGCCTGGCGCCCATCGGCATGGGCGGCTTCGGCAAGTGGATCGTGCTGCTGAGCGTCGTGCTCTTCGCGGTCTCGACAAGCATCTCGTGGAGCTACTACGGCGACCGCTGTGCGAACTACCTGTTCGGCCCCAAGGCGATCCTGCCCTTTAAGGCCGTCTTTGTGGTCATGCACTTTATCGGCGCCATCCTGGCCTCGACGACGATCTGGGACCTCGGCGACGTCGCGCTCTCGCTCGTGACGATCCCGAACGTGATCGCGCTCATCCTGCTCTCCGGCACGCTCGTCAAGCTGACGGACTCGTACTTCGAACGGAAGCCGTGGGAGCAGAACGAGGAGGATCACAAGCGGGCCAAGGCTGAAGGCCGCATCTAG